A stretch of DNA from Nerophis ophidion isolate RoL-2023_Sa linkage group LG18, RoL_Noph_v1.0, whole genome shotgun sequence:
TCCATGGCCCCGCCCCAGTACATCCATGGACACCTGCTTCTGATCCCAGAGTCAACGTGTATCCTAATGCACTCCCCCAATCCACACCTCTACCTCCATTCTTCGCTCCAAACAGCGCCATAGCCCAACCGAGTCCTCCCGCTGCCTATGGTGGCTTCCTGCAGACTCATCAGGTTAAAAATGTCCAAATCTTCACTGGACATTCTGATAGCAAGATGCTTGTGGATGACTGGATTCGTGACATGCAGTATCTCCTGGAGGCCATAGAGCTTCCCATGCACCTCCGCTTTTCCACAGTAGTGCGACACCTGGGTGGTGAAGCCAGAAGATTGGTGTTGAACCTACCTCCCCATGACCAAACCCCCTGAGAAAGCATTTGAGGAATTGAGGGCGGAATACAGTGACACATATGGCTCTCTAGATCCACTAGCCGACTTCTATGAACGAATCCAGAGCCCTGGAGAGTCTTGTTGCTCATATGCCATAGCACTGGAGGCAACACTGCGAGCTGTTGAAGACAGTGAGAGAGGAGGCAGGCCTTTCCCCGACCGTGATAGCAAACTCACCCGGCAGTTCTTAAGGGGGCTTGAAGATGAGGAGACGTATGCCCGAATTTCGCCAATGAAGCCCCGGCTATTGAGATTCCGAGAGCTGCAACAGGAGCTCAGAGATCTAGCAAAAGAAACAAAGAAGTTCCAACCACAGCACAAGACAAAGAAAGCATATGCCCAGGTACATGGCACACCTGAGTGTGGTACTAATGAGAAGACCGAGACAACGAAACAGAACTCAGAACTGTCAGAGTTGAGAGAGATTGTACAGAAATTGGCTCTAGGCCAAGAGCAACAGATGGCCATGTTGTCTCACCTCGAATCAAGAATTTTGGTCCCACCCACTGTCCAGCCTGCTGGCTCACCCACTGTACCGCCTGCTTGGAGGACTTTCTGCTTTAAAGAGTCTGATACTATGAACTGGAGGATCTTCTTGTTCATCTGGGGATCTTTTCTAATCTTGTACAGCATGCCATTCTGTATGGTCAGTCTACTCCAATGTTTTAGAAGTTTGATCACACTATGTGACTCAACAGCTCGCTCACGCTTAGTAGGTTTCTTGTGTCTCTGTACAAAGTACATGGCCCTGCCTGCTGTCTTGTCTTGCTCCTGTTGACCAACAAGCTGGCTCTGTGGGAGTGCAGTGGACTGGTCTTCCTTCTGTAGAAGACTAAAGGCAGCGTCTGCCCCAATCACGTGACTCACACCTCCAGTGGACTGAGCACTGAAGATGGCAGCGACTTCCTCTGACGCAACTGAGCCTCTTGTGTTTGGTGAAATTGCCTCTTGCACTGGCCTATCTGATGTTTCACCACCTTCGTTCACAACAGCCTGACAGTTGTTGGACACTCTGAACACCTCTTGCACGGTTCTGTCATTCACACCGTTGACTTGTTTCAACAGTGAGGCATAAGGTTCGGTGACAAGGCGATGACCCACACACGACTGGACAAATGGCTCAATGTGTCGGCTACAACGTTCTTTGGGCCGGGTATGTACTTCAAGTCAAAGTCATAAGCAGCGAGCTTCGCTACCCACTGCTGTTCACACGCGTCAAGTCTGGGTTTGGTCAGAATATATGTCAAGGGGTTATTCTCAGTCCATGTGGTGAAGTGTCTGCCTTTCAACTAGTGGCTGAATTTGTCGCATACTGCCCATTTCAAGGCAAGAAATTCAAGTCGGTGCGCAGGGTAGTTCAGCTGGGAGAGAGAGAGTGTTCTACTCGCAAATGCGACAGGTCTGGCTACCTTTCCACCAGGCGGAAGTTGCGACAGGACAGCTCCAATCCCATCAAAGGATGCGTCAACAGCCAGAATGAACGGGGCATTGAAATCTGGGTGGGCTAGAGTGACACTTGTCATGAGGTCGTGTTTCAGTGTCTCGAACGCAGTCTTGCATGCGTTGGACCAATCAGCAGGAGTCAGCTTCACAGGACCTCCTTTCTTCACAGGTTTGCGACCTTTTTTGCGCTTCCACTGAGCACTAGGTTCAGCTGTGAGCCTGAACAGCGGTTTAGCCTTCGCAGAACATGCCTCAATGAAACTTTGGTAGTACATCACCATGCCTCAAAACGATCTGATTTTACTAGGACAAGGTGTTTTACCATCGGTTTCCATGACGTCTGAGACCTGTAGGTCATTTATTGCTCTGACCTTCTCAGGGTCTGTCTGAACTCCATCTTTACTGATGACGTGCCCGAGAAATTTCACAGTCCTCCTGAGGAAGAAACACTTCTTGGGTGAGAGCTTAAGGCTGGGCTCCTTGAGGCGGGCAAACACCATCTGCAAGCGTTTGAGGTAACACAACAGGCTCGTGAAATTCTCGTCACCAAATATTGACATCATCATCCTCATGAAGGTAGCTGGACTGTTGAAAAGGCCTTGAGGGAGACGGTTATATTAGTCCAAAGGGTGATGAGAATGCTGTATACTTCTTGTCATCAGGGTGCAAGGGGACATTATAGAAACCTGATGTCAGGTCCATTGTGGAGAAGAAAGCATTTCCACCAAGTGCGACTAGAGCATCTGCTTGATGTGGCAGTGGGTAGGCATCCTTCACAGTTCTTGCGTTGAGCCATCTGAAGTCAGTGCATACTCTGAGGTCTCCATTCCGCTTCCATACGAGAACGAGTGCAGATGCATATTCACTGTTGGACTTTTGAATAATGCCTTTTTCCTCCATCTCATTCAGAGTCGTTCTCAGTTTGTCATATTGGCTTGGTGGTATGCGCCTGTATGGTAGACGGAACGGCTTGTCATCAACAAGGTGGATACGATGCACAAACTCTTTGGCCTCTCCGCAGTCCATCTTGTGTCTGGAGAAGATTGACTCATATTCTTCAATAACGTGAACAAGCTTGTCTTTCCACTGCAGTGACACTTCGCATGACTTCAGATCGATGTCTTGCAGACCCAGAGTCTCCAGTGCACGCACCATGTCCTCTTCTGACCTCGGATGCACATCTTCGCTCTGCACACACTGCATGTTGCATTTGACCTCCTCTGCTTTGGGTAGATCTTCCACTGCGatacagggggacacatctgcgaTTTTGGCGTTTCTTCTCAACACCACAGTTCTGTCTGAAGGGTTAATGACTTTAACGGGCACCCATCGATTTCCCCAAAGTGGAGTGATAACCCTTCCAACAAGGATTTGTTTGGGTCTGGCTTTGGACTGGGTCGGCTCAACGACCACGGCACTGCCTACTGACATCACAGCTGACTCAGGTAACTTGCCCCAGACAAGGTGCTCACTCTGTGGTTTCAGTGTTACACAACTCTTGACTTTCACTGTTCCCACCTTATCTGGAATGCATTCACCTCTCCATCTCTCTGTGTTGGACAGTAGTGACAAGAATTGGCACTGGTCATCAGTCTGACCATTGTCGGGCGAGGAAACAAGCCTCCAGTAGCCGTCAGTGCTCTTCAGTTGGGTTAGGATATGCTTGATAGCATTGCTGCCAAGAATCATTGCTTTTGTCTGGCCAGGGACAACCATTACCGGAACGATCATCCTGCATCCGTAAACGATAACATCAAGGTTATACATGTCTTTGGGGGAAACACGGTGTCGACCGCAGCCTACAATGACATAATCATCAGCTGTGTCCTTCGTCATGTCAGGGCATTGTTGCAGCAGGGACTCAACAGCAGACTCACTTATTGTACAGGCCATTGACCCGCTGTCTCACAGTGCTTTGAAAGTGGGGCGATTCTTTACAAGTACAGGCGTGTACAACAGGCTATCAGTCTCTGCTATTCTCTGGGATCCCTGAAAGATCAGTTTCTTGGATGAGATTACTGAACTGCCACTGTAACTGCTGTGCGACTTATAGAGGGATTCAATATCAAGCATGTCGGGCTTCTCATAACTGGTGGGAGGTTCAATTAGCTGATCTGCACGGTCCTCCCCTGTGTGCAGATCGGTCAGTTTTCCTGAGGCTGTGGAGTGGTCCTCCTCGCTGGACAGTCACGACGTGAATGGCCTGGAACATAGCACTTGGCAAATAATGCATGGCATGTCAGTAAACCCGTCAACTCTGTTCTCAAGACACCTGGGTGGAGCTTTCTTCCTCACATGTGACTGGTTAGAGGTTCCACATAGCAGAACCTTTTCCAACATAGCCATCACCTCCGCTAGGGGGACATACTGAGGGCTCTGGGTATGAGGTGGCATGTGACCACTGCGGTCAAGGGCTGGACTATGGCTCACCTGAGCTGCGTGTACTGCGATGTCAGTGTGTACTGGGGGGGTTGCTTTGCAGCTCATCTCAGCATTGTACTCGTTCAGCACCTCCAGTACTTCACTCACTGACCATTTGTTGATTGCTTTGGATCTAAAAGTGAGGGCCAGGTCTTTGCAGGGACAGTTCCTAACAAACATACGAGTCACCTCTGTTTCCGGGTTGTCCAGTGTCTTGCCCTGCTCTCTCAGACAGTCAACGACGAGGTCAGCTGCCCTGTTCAGTCTCAGCCAGTAGTCATAAGGGGTCTTCCTGGTCTCTAGGCAAAGTCGAGTAAAAGTCAGCTAAGGGGACAGAAGAGTACCTTGTACACCTAAAGTGTTTTTTAAGTAGACCATAAATCAGATCAGGTTGAGCATGCATATCAATATTACTGTTCCTAATgccaaacttcactacatccTTAGCTTTACCCCTCAAATGCACAAGGATCTCCTCAGCCTGCTCTTCGACTCTAACATTACTCCTTTTAATGAAAGTTCTCATCAAATCTTCCCATTCATGCACCATAATTGAATCTGACCCATCTCCTACAAATGATGGTGGTTCCTTAACCTTCCTTTGTGTGACAACCTGCACCTGAGATACATCAGACACATGGCTAGGTTGACTCAGTGTGCTAGATACATCCTGTGTGAAATTTGAATCAGGAGTTACTGTGTTATGCTGCTGCATATGCGACATAATGCTATCAGCTAGTTGTTGACCTATCTCCTGAATGACAGTCCTCATCTGGTCAGCTACACACTCAGAGACATCACTAACAGGATTTGGTGTAGATGTGATTTGAGGCAAAGAGCTAGTGCGCTGGTTTGCTGCATTATGTACGCTAGGATTGGACAATGCGTCTAATGAGGTAAACTAACACCTGGGGCAGGACTGTCAACAGAAAATGGGATGGGAGTAGGCATACCCATGCCTCTTCCAATTTGAATGGGTGTGCCAAACTTTGGGAAAAGTGGATTACTCTGAAAAGACGTGTTTCAAAAATATCTGCCAATAAACAGTACAGTCCACCCCACTTTGAGAAATCGTCAATAAGAAAATGGCAAATACAgtcaaaatgataaaataaatcaGCAGTCTGTGTGACACATTACTCTATGCCACATAAAATTATCTGTGCCACTGCAACACATTATAATGAGCTTCACTGCAATACATGCTACCCTTGTAAACTGTGAACACACAAATACTGTGAACCGATGGCTTCATGGAGCGATGTGGTAGACAGGACGGTCACCGGTTCGTCGAACTCGATAGAAGTCTCAGGTCACGGCACCAAAGTAACTGCTGTGTACCCGTCCCGTCAAGAATCCACACACAGGCTGGTTTGGATGATGTGGTTCTTtactggtagctgcaatgagtgatcggaatgcacatacacacaatatgtggttagcacatctgctggtttcgatgtcattagcagagtgcaggaagtctgctcaagtacataacattttcatatttttacaattacatgAAATACAATAACAGGTGTAACTTAATACAATGGTTTCTAACAGTATACGTTTTtcgtgtgatcgtatagtggttttaacctgcttttatcttcactggtattacaatcaattcaatacaatatatttttaacttgttttttaaccAACATCATCATTGttcatatatttatgaaatagaaaatagaaaagtacaaaatacaatacaagacaTGACAAATAATTAAATGGACTTTTAGCACCCTCTAGTGGCGACTAGCGAAAATGACAGACCAGGTTGCGTCCATGCCAAAATGTCGGACAATTCAAACTTACACATGAACGTACAGACACGTAACATGCacatagtgcaacaattattacctgcatATGATCGGagtgcacatacacacaatatgtggttagcacctctgctggtttcgatgtctatgggggaaaataatatcgacttcagtgcaaaatagtagtacatctaatgTGAGCAACAACCAATTCAAAACGAAGATTCCACAACATGGCATTTCAACTGCTGTTAAATAACTGTGTATCTTACAATAAATATCACGTTAGCTTTAGTGTAATTTACAATATTTTGCGGAGCAATATCGGAACATGCCTtaccattagcagagtgcaggaagtctgctaacAGCTTCCGGTTTCCAGTCATATTTACAGATTTTCaggtaccagcagatggcgcaattggacctcattgcattacaaaacaatatacatattttagcaggaatttcattcaaaaattaaagtattttttatacccgttgcatatatatatatatatatatatatatatatgtatatatatatatatatatatatatatatatatatatatatacatatatatatatatatatgtatgtatgtatgtatgtaaggcagtagcctgTTAATGTATAAGACAGTACCTCTTTATGAGCACTGGATGTCGCTATTCTGTTGATTTTTACCTGTGGGTTCAGCACACCTCACCTTTTTGTCCCTCGGTGGGCACCATAGTCAGAGAGAACAAGGCGCCATCTTtgacaatgtttttcttttccactgaaaaggtgagacctgTTGTATGACTTTCTGAACACTTTATAAGATATTAAAGTTAAAAATGCCATCGAGCGAATTTGTGAGAGAATTTTTAAGTGACAACTATATGAGTATTATTTGTTGTCTACTTGGTTCATATGCCTTGAGTTAGACACACAGAGCGGTGTACTGACTAATTGTTTGGTTAATGTGAATTTTATGCACGGATTGATATTtgttactattgttgttgtttttcctctttttctttttattgttttcattgcACTTCACTATACACCTACAACATACACAGACTCCCAACTCCTGCCCAAGCCCTTGGCCCCAGTTAAACTAACTGAAGATGTTGAGTGACTACACTGGCCTGGAGGGAACAGGCCCTACAACCAGCCATGACTCTCCCCACAAGCCACATTCCTCTCCTGGACATGCAACAGGCCATAACTACAACCCTCCCCATACCACACAATTCCATATTCAGGATGAAGGAGCAACGGCTGATGCCAGTACAGTGAAGCAGCAGCAGTCGGCGCGGCCAAAGCATACCAACATGTTCCTCAGCTCCCCTAGCCCTCAGCAGTAGCACCACACTCAGTACTCAGGGCAGGGCTGGCAGCTTACGCCGCCACCCCCAACTCTGTCACCGCATACCCCAGCTAATGTGTCCACATTGCCACGCCACCAAATCGGCAGGTCAGGCTACAGACTCCCAACTCCTGCCCAAGTCCAGGCTGCTCATCCTAGCCCCCTGACCTACACCAGCAATTCAGATTCCACCGATGCACCCCAGCTCCCTACGCCGAATTCTCGAAACCCCCAAATGAACCTTTCGAACAACCCTCCTGTCCAACACCACTCTCAGTCCCTGGCCCATAATGAGATGACCCCCCGGCGCCCGCCTGCAACTGGTGAAAGAGGCCCTATCCCTATGAATGTGAATTATGGAAATGTTGATTACGCAACCCCCTCCCATGCCTCTGCTCCAGCACATCTACAGACACCTGCTGCCCCCAAGCCAGTCTGTATCCCCATGCCCTCCCACAAGCTATTCATGATTCACACCCCTGCCCCAGTATACTTTAAGATGCCAACTCCAGATCCTCAAGCCAGAATGTACCCCACTATCCTCACACAAACCCTTGATCATGCAGCCCCTCTCCATGGCCCCGCCCCAGTACATCCATGGACACCTGCTTCTGATCCCAGAGTCAACGTGTATCCTAATGCACTCCCCCAATCCACACCTCTACCTCCATTCTTCGCTCCAAACAGCGCCATAGCCCAACCGAGTCCTCCCGCTGCCTATGGTGGCTTCCTGCAGACTCATCAGGTTAAAAATGTCCAAATCTTCACTGGACATTCTGATAGCAAGATGCTTGTGGATGACTGGATTCGTGACATGCAGTATCTCCTGGAGGCCATAGAGCTTCCCATGCACCTCCGCTTTTCCACAGTAGTGCGACACCTGGGTGGTGAAGCCAGAAGATTGGTGTTGAACCTACCTCCCCATGACCAAACCCCCTGAGAAAGCATTTGAGGAATTGAGGGCGGAATACAGTGACACATATGGCTCTCTAGATCCACTAGCCGACTTCTATGAACGAATCCAGAGCCCTGGAGAGTCTTGTTGCTCATATGCCATAGCACTGGAGGCAACACTGCGAGCTGTTGAAGACAGTGAGAGAGGAGGCAGGCCTTTCCCCGACCGTGATAGCAAACTCACCCGGCAGTTCTTAAGGGGGCTTGAAGATGAGGAGACGTATGCCCGAATTTCGCCAATGAAGCCCCGGCTATTGAGATTCCGAGAGCTGCAACAGGAGCTCAGAGATCTAGCAAAAGAAACAAAGAAGTTCCAACCACAGCACAAGACAAAGAAAGCATATGCCCAGGTACATGGCACACCTGAGTGTGGTACTAATGAGAAGACCGAGACAACGAAACAGAACTCAGAACTGTCAGAGTTGAGAGAGATTGTACAGAAATTGGCTCTAGGCCAAGAGCAACAGATGGCCATGTTGTCTCACCTCGAATCAAGAATTTTGGTCCCACCCACTGTCCAGCCTGCTGGCTCACCCACTGTACCGCCTGCTGTCTCACGCATTGTCCCTCCTGCAGCCCCCCCACAAAGATTCCAGTCATCACCAAGGATTACAGTACAGGACTCCAGTGTGACATGCTACCGGTGTGGGAAACTAGGACACATTGCCCGGGTCTGCAGAGCAGCTCTCCCAGATCCCAGCCTGTCCTTGGCTCAGCAACCCCAGCCTGTGACCCCTGTGGAGGGAAACACAGCTCCCTCAGCACAACATTTAAACACCTAGAGCCCATGGTTACCGGGGCAACCATGGGTGAGCAGCAAGTGTCCCCATTACAGGTGAGCGGAACTGATGATGGAGGAGAGGATACCCCCCTAGTGGGCCCCAGGAATGAGGGAGAGGTGGAAGTCAATGGGGTAAAATGCAAGGCACTCATAGACTCTGGCTCCCAGATTACCAGTATTACTCACAACTACTGGCGCAACCACCCCACCCTTCGGGAACAAAGGCTGAAGCCTTCTAAAATACCCATAGAGGGGGAAGCCGGCCAGAATGTGCCTTACCATGGTGTCTCTCACATTAACCTGAACATGCTGGGGAGAGAGTTTGAGGCTGTGCCAGCTTTCGTGGTCCCTGATTCTGAGTATCGTTCCTCTGTCCCTCTGCTTGTGGGCACTAATTTCATTCGGGCCTCCAGGAGCCACCTCCAAGCAACCTATGGCCAGCAGTTCATTCACCATGTCAAGCAAAGCCATCCAGAGTGGTACACTGCCCTGCTGGAAATTCTGAACACAGAACATAATGTAACGGATGACGTAGTTGGCCCTGTTGTGTACGCTGGACGCAAAATAAGCATCCCTGGAGGGAAGGAGATGGATTTGAAGTGTAGGATCAAAGTTGGCCCACAAAGAAAGACTTACACAGCCCTCATTGAAGGCCACCCTTTCCTGCATCTCCCCCAA
This window harbors:
- the LOC133537024 gene encoding uncharacterized protein LOC133537024, with translation MACTISESAVESLLQQCPDMTKDTADDYVIVGCGRHRVSPKDMYNLDVIVYGCRMIVPVMVVPGQTKAMILGSNAIKHILTQLKSTDGYWRLVSSPDNGQTDDQCQFLSLLSNTERWRGECIPDKVGTVKVKSCVTLKPQSEHLVWGKLPESAVMSVGSAVVVEPTQSKARPKQILVGRVITPLWGNRWVPVKVINPSDRTVVLRRNAKIADVSPCIAVEDLPKAEEVKCNMQCVQSEDVHPRSEEDMVRALETLGLQDIDLKSCEVSLQWKDKLVHVIEEYESIFSRHKMDCGEAKEFVHRIHLVDDKPFRLPYRRIPPSQYDKLRTTLNEMEEKGIIQKSNSEYASALVLVWKRNGDLRVCTDFRWLNARTVKDAYPLPHQADALVALGGNAFFSTMDLTSGFYNVPLHPDDKKYTAFSSPFGLI